A genomic window from Cloacibacillus evryensis DSM 19522 includes:
- a CDS encoding tripartite tricarboxylate transporter permease: MLQNLQYFLIPFMDWQVMALVWAGVFAGIWVGAIPGLSGTMAVSLLISFTFSWELNNALALMCGVFVGAVYGGAITAILLNIPGAPAAIATGMEGYPLAQRGEAGKAIGLCTTVSLFAGMVGVAVLACAAPIIANFALKFSPRDFFLLALMGILLIGSIGGGDPIKGIMAGTIGILISMVGMDPSTGELRYTFGNLNLMAGISFVTAMIGLFGISEALTQFRGGGENPPKQNLSKIVPDLSTFLKFLPLGLRSALLGVFIGALPGTGGDVAALLAYDQAKRTTRNPETPFGQGAYEGIVAPETANKGAIGGAFIPMLTLGIPGDAITAIIIGGLFIHGLKPGPMLMIETPHLFWMIVSLLVVANVALFVLGLLSVKPFAKIIEIPKSIIMPIVIILSVIGTYAIQNSVVDIFYMIGFGVLGYFMRLYGYATGPMVLGIILGPMLDANYRRAMQGAENELVPFLEGFVTSPISLTLCVFIFLMIFTQTKTYKKWRGIA, from the coding sequence ATGTTACAGAATCTTCAATACTTTTTGATTCCCTTCATGGACTGGCAGGTGATGGCCCTGGTCTGGGCCGGAGTCTTCGCCGGCATCTGGGTGGGAGCGATCCCTGGCCTCTCCGGCACGATGGCGGTCTCCCTGCTCATCTCCTTCACCTTCTCGTGGGAGCTCAACAACGCGCTCGCGCTCATGTGCGGAGTATTTGTGGGAGCGGTCTACGGCGGAGCGATAACGGCGATCCTGCTCAACATCCCTGGAGCGCCTGCGGCGATCGCCACGGGAATGGAGGGCTACCCGCTTGCGCAGCGCGGCGAAGCCGGCAAAGCGATCGGCCTCTGCACGACAGTCTCGCTCTTTGCGGGAATGGTTGGAGTGGCAGTGCTGGCCTGCGCCGCGCCGATAATCGCCAACTTCGCGCTCAAATTCTCGCCGCGTGACTTCTTCCTGCTCGCGCTGATGGGCATCCTCCTTATCGGCAGCATCGGCGGAGGAGATCCCATCAAAGGCATCATGGCGGGAACCATAGGCATCCTCATCAGCATGGTGGGCATGGACCCGTCGACGGGCGAACTGCGTTACACCTTCGGGAACCTCAACCTCATGGCTGGCATCAGCTTCGTCACGGCGATGATCGGACTCTTCGGCATCTCCGAGGCGCTGACCCAGTTCAGAGGAGGCGGTGAAAACCCGCCGAAACAGAACCTCAGCAAAATCGTGCCCGACCTCTCCACCTTCCTTAAATTCCTACCGCTCGGCCTGCGCTCCGCGCTGCTCGGAGTATTCATCGGCGCGCTTCCTGGAACCGGAGGGGACGTGGCGGCGCTGCTTGCCTACGACCAGGCCAAACGCACCACGCGCAATCCCGAGACGCCCTTCGGGCAGGGAGCTTACGAAGGCATAGTCGCCCCTGAGACGGCCAACAAGGGAGCCATAGGCGGGGCCTTCATCCCGATGCTGACCCTGGGCATCCCTGGAGACGCGATCACGGCGATCATCATTGGCGGGCTCTTCATCCACGGCCTCAAGCCGGGACCGATGCTGATGATAGAGACGCCGCACCTCTTCTGGATGATAGTGAGCCTTCTAGTCGTGGCGAACGTGGCGCTCTTCGTCCTGGGCCTGCTCAGCGTCAAGCCCTTTGCGAAAATAATAGAGATCCCCAAAAGCATAATCATGCCGATAGTGATAATCCTCTCCGTGATAGGTACCTACGCGATCCAGAACAGCGTGGTGGACATCTTCTACATGATAGGATTCGGCGTGCTGGGCTACTTCATGCGCCTGTACGGGTACGCGACGGGCCCGATGGTGCTGGGAATAATCCTTGGTCCGATGCTCGACGCGAACTACAGGAGGGCGATGCAGGGGGCGGAGAACGAACTTGTGCCGTTCCTCGAGGGATTCGTCACGAGCCCGATAAGCCTGACGCTCTGCGTCTTCATCTTCCTGATGATCTTCACGCAGACGAAAACATACAAGAAATGGCGCGGGATCGCATGA
- a CDS encoding Gfo/Idh/MocA family protein, translated as MSENKKVRVGLCGAGFAGKFHAYGINRAYGVDAQVSVLCEPNRELAEAVAAKYGIPRICADFKELLRDDTINVVDLCTPTNMHHTMIEEALAAGKHVICEKPLTGYFGEPGDPQLVGEVGRRQMYDVVTARLERLREAVKKSGLLFMYAENWIYAPAVAKTAEILRASKDKIMLMKADESHSGAHTRLADEWKNSGGGALIRQGCHPLSAVLFLKRTETAARGEAYSVHDVYGDVGTALKNLSGAERGAIVAQPRDVEDTGMMQLTFGDGTKATVFASDAIPGGIRNTVEVNTTGGNMYCNICQNNSLVSYAANDETLKDIYVTGNVETKRGYQYVMLEEEWFRGQIQEFQDFMECVALGREPLSNIDIACETAQLMYAAYLSAEEGRKLPFRGL; from the coding sequence ATGTCAGAGAATAAGAAGGTCCGCGTGGGGCTCTGCGGAGCCGGTTTCGCGGGGAAGTTCCACGCCTACGGCATCAACCGCGCCTATGGCGTCGACGCGCAGGTGAGCGTCCTCTGCGAACCTAACCGCGAGCTTGCCGAAGCTGTCGCGGCCAAATACGGCATCCCGCGTATCTGCGCGGATTTTAAAGAGCTTCTCAGAGACGATACTATCAATGTTGTAGACCTCTGCACGCCGACGAACATGCACCATACGATGATCGAAGAGGCGCTCGCGGCGGGCAAGCATGTGATATGTGAAAAACCGCTGACGGGATACTTTGGTGAACCCGGCGATCCGCAGTTGGTCGGCGAGGTGGGCCGGAGGCAGATGTACGACGTCGTGACGGCGCGCCTCGAACGGCTGCGTGAGGCGGTAAAAAAGAGCGGCCTGCTCTTCATGTACGCGGAGAACTGGATATACGCCCCCGCGGTGGCTAAGACAGCCGAGATACTGCGCGCCTCAAAGGATAAGATCATGCTCATGAAGGCAGACGAGAGCCACAGCGGCGCGCATACGCGGCTCGCCGACGAATGGAAAAATTCCGGCGGCGGCGCGCTGATCCGTCAGGGCTGTCATCCGCTTTCGGCGGTGCTCTTCCTCAAACGCACAGAGACGGCGGCGCGCGGCGAGGCATATTCCGTCCACGACGTTTACGGCGACGTCGGCACGGCGCTGAAAAACCTCTCCGGCGCGGAGCGCGGCGCGATCGTAGCGCAGCCCAGGGACGTGGAAGACACCGGCATGATGCAGCTGACCTTCGGCGACGGCACGAAGGCGACGGTCTTCGCCTCCGACGCGATACCGGGCGGCATCCGCAACACCGTCGAAGTCAACACCACGGGCGGCAACATGTACTGCAACATCTGCCAGAACAATTCGCTCGTCTCCTACGCCGCGAACGACGAGACGCTGAAGGATATCTACGTCACCGGCAACGTCGAGACGAAACGCGGCTATCAGTACGTCATGCTCGAAGAGGAGTGGTTCCGCGGACAGATCCAGGAGTTCCAGGACTTCATGGAATGCGTCGCCCTCGGCCGCGAGCCGCTTTCCAATATCGACATCGCCTGCGAGACGGCGCAGCTGATGTACGCCGCCTACCTCTCGGCGGAAGAGGGACGGAAACTTCCGTTCCGCGGGCTCTAG
- the aroD gene encoding type I 3-dehydroquinate dehydratase yields MKQVKRLQPRHPIQARNGLLGGDKPMVCIPLVGKDHERMIAEAKNVPSIAPDIIELRIDAWDFVEDVTASAEMIKEVRAVVGETPVILTCRGDWEGGFKKVSDEAKFGIYEAAVKEGLVDFIDVELIYGEEKIKKVLETLEGTQTSLIVSFHDFKKTPARDELVSILKQQIAAGAQVAKLAAMPQKEEDVLNVLSATLEVRRQFPCIPIITMSMGPTGAVTRLVGGLFGSDLTFAVGSQSSAPGQIPVAELRQCFSVIHPTHTEA; encoded by the coding sequence ATGAAGCAGGTAAAACGATTGCAGCCGAGGCACCCGATCCAGGCGCGGAACGGTCTTCTTGGCGGCGATAAGCCGATGGTCTGTATCCCGCTGGTGGGAAAGGATCACGAAAGGATGATCGCCGAGGCGAAGAATGTTCCCTCGATCGCCCCGGATATTATCGAGCTCAGGATCGACGCGTGGGACTTTGTCGAGGATGTCACGGCTTCGGCAGAGATGATAAAAGAGGTGCGCGCCGTCGTCGGCGAGACTCCGGTCATCCTTACCTGCCGCGGCGACTGGGAGGGCGGCTTCAAGAAGGTGAGCGACGAGGCCAAGTTCGGTATCTATGAGGCCGCGGTGAAGGAGGGGCTCGTTGATTTTATCGATGTGGAGCTGATATACGGCGAAGAGAAGATAAAAAAGGTCCTCGAAACGCTTGAAGGCACGCAGACCTCGCTGATCGTCTCTTTCCATGATTTTAAAAAGACCCCGGCCCGCGACGAGCTGGTCTCGATACTCAAGCAGCAGATCGCGGCGGGCGCGCAGGTGGCTAAGCTCGCGGCGATGCCGCAGAAGGAGGAGGACGTCCTCAACGTTCTCTCCGCGACGCTCGAGGTGCGCCGCCAGTTCCCCTGCATTCCCATCATCACTATGTCTATGGGCCCGACCGGCGCGGTGACGCGCCTCGTAGGCGGCCTCTTCGGATCGGATCTCACCTTTGCGGTGGGGTCGCAGTCATCGGCCCCGGGACAGATCCCCGTCGCGGAGCTTCGTCAGTGTTTCAGCGTAATCCATCCCACACATACGGAGGCGTAA
- a CDS encoding type III toxin-antitoxin system ToxN/AbiQ family toxin, which translates to MSLKFYNAGVRYCAYLRQFDTRVPWIGSGKEGRPFIGILFEVRFFKYFAPLSSPKPKHLLIASAPDFLKINEGVWGAINLNNMIPIDFPSLLPVDMKISVSDDRAARNYKELLNNQLDWCNAHESMIVRRAVRLHTIITKDLASQNLKARCCDFALLEEKSLEFR; encoded by the coding sequence ATGAGCCTGAAGTTCTATAACGCCGGAGTGCGCTACTGCGCTTATCTGCGGCAGTTTGATACAAGAGTCCCATGGATAGGAAGCGGCAAAGAGGGGAGGCCATTCATCGGGATCCTATTTGAAGTGCGCTTTTTTAAATATTTCGCGCCTCTAAGCTCGCCTAAACCGAAGCACCTGCTCATCGCCAGCGCTCCGGATTTTTTAAAAATCAACGAGGGCGTATGGGGAGCAATAAATTTAAATAACATGATCCCCATTGATTTTCCCTCTCTGCTGCCTGTCGATATGAAAATATCAGTCTCGGACGACAGGGCCGCGCGAAACTATAAAGAGTTGCTGAACAACCAGCTTGACTGGTGCAACGCCCATGAATCCATGATCGTCCGCCGCGCGGTGCGCCTGCACACGATAATCACAAAAGACCTTGCCTCGCAAAACCTCAAAGCACGCTGCTGCGACTTTGCCCTGCTTGAAGAAAAAAGCCTGGAGTTTCGCTGA
- a CDS encoding tripartite tricarboxylate transporter TctB family protein, whose product MSNPEENQAVKDLEAVAEIDNEEARDLSSYVPERHRKPGETAFAIIATVFGVLGYYFALGMTSENLSSPSVFPKLASTIIIICGAICIYKSCKKEAPAADSPSVFRYLLPRDVIVILALLLAYCIALPRLHFIPSSYVFMVAGMIYLHRGKYIWQSFVISAAAMAVLVAIFRYVFLVILP is encoded by the coding sequence ATGAGCAATCCCGAAGAGAATCAGGCAGTTAAGGATCTCGAGGCAGTTGCGGAGATAGATAATGAAGAGGCGCGCGATCTCTCAAGCTACGTGCCGGAGAGGCACAGAAAGCCAGGAGAGACGGCCTTTGCGATAATCGCGACAGTATTCGGAGTTTTGGGGTATTACTTCGCGCTTGGCATGACCAGCGAAAACCTCTCCTCGCCCTCGGTATTTCCGAAGCTGGCCTCGACCATAATCATAATCTGCGGAGCGATATGTATCTATAAATCATGCAAAAAAGAGGCGCCGGCGGCCGACTCTCCCAGCGTATTCAGATACCTTCTCCCCAGAGACGTCATCGTCATCCTCGCACTTCTGCTGGCCTACTGCATAGCGCTCCCGCGCCTGCACTTCATCCCCTCCTCCTATGTCTTTATGGTGGCCGGCATGATCTACCTGCACCGCGGCAAATATATCTGGCAGTCGTTCGTCATCTCGGCGGCCGCGATGGCGGTGCTCGTCGCGATCTTCCGTTACGTCTTCCTTGTGATCCTTCCGTAG
- a CDS encoding thiamine pyrophosphate-binding protein has product MAKDLVAFQLVKFLEARGVENIFGLCGHTVIGFLDALKESKIRYISVRHEQIAAHAADGYARGKDCKVPGVVMTHLGPGLTNATTGVAEAGLNSIPMVVIAGDVPSCYFGRHPHQEVNMHADASQYEIYRPFVKRAWRVDRPELLPEVMDKAFRLAVTGRPGPVLVSIPMDIFSMEIDTRFFEQRMHNFPELPKPGLSEAAAEEVATMLAEAKAPILYPGGGVISSGGAKALTELAEHLEIPVLYTLMGKGSIPDDSPLAVGMTGFWGTEFNNTTAMKADVMMAVGTRLSEADCSSWYQGETFDVPPTKLIHIDINQEEIGRNFPTAVGAICDAKEALEAILAAAKKKYPNGVKRPEIVKAIAESKAAYKATLVEAQNSAQYPMRPERILKDLREALPKDGYVVADVGWNKNGVGQQFEIYEPGTFVAPGGLCTMGYGPSAAIGVKVANPDKKVVALIGDGGMGTNVSPFATGAMDEVAVVWVVMNNCAFGTIAGLERQHYDHQFGTLFKKKNGEQYSPDFAAIGEAYGIKGYKVTKAEEFKPMLEEALASNKPCVIDVRMENAPVVTWGCWNINDIYRKRGEEKPWRQWQWEDTTPWYMAELREQKTKK; this is encoded by the coding sequence ATGGCAAAAGATCTGGTAGCATTTCAGCTGGTCAAGTTTCTTGAGGCACGCGGCGTCGAAAATATCTTCGGTCTCTGCGGCCACACAGTGATAGGTTTCCTTGACGCGCTCAAGGAGAGCAAAATTCGTTATATCTCAGTCCGCCACGAGCAGATCGCGGCGCATGCCGCCGACGGCTACGCGCGCGGCAAAGACTGCAAGGTCCCTGGCGTCGTCATGACGCACCTTGGCCCCGGACTGACGAACGCCACCACCGGCGTCGCCGAGGCCGGCCTCAACTCGATCCCGATGGTCGTCATCGCGGGCGACGTGCCCTCATGCTATTTCGGCCGTCACCCCCATCAGGAGGTCAACATGCACGCCGACGCGAGCCAGTATGAGATTTACCGTCCATTCGTGAAGCGCGCCTGGCGCGTCGACCGTCCGGAACTGCTCCCCGAGGTGATGGACAAGGCATTCCGTCTTGCCGTGACCGGACGCCCCGGCCCCGTGCTCGTCTCGATCCCGATGGATATCTTCTCGATGGAGATCGACACGCGCTTCTTTGAGCAGCGTATGCACAACTTCCCCGAACTTCCGAAGCCCGGGCTAAGCGAAGCCGCGGCGGAAGAGGTCGCGACGATGCTCGCCGAAGCCAAGGCCCCGATCCTCTATCCCGGCGGCGGTGTGATCTCATCCGGCGGCGCGAAGGCTCTGACGGAGCTTGCGGAGCATCTTGAGATCCCTGTCCTTTACACGCTGATGGGCAAGGGCTCCATCCCTGACGACAGCCCGCTCGCGGTAGGCATGACCGGTTTCTGGGGCACTGAATTCAACAACACCACGGCGATGAAGGCCGACGTGATGATGGCGGTGGGCACGCGCCTCTCCGAGGCCGACTGCAGCTCATGGTATCAGGGAGAGACCTTCGACGTGCCGCCGACAAAGCTTATCCATATAGACATCAATCAGGAGGAGATCGGGCGCAACTTCCCGACCGCCGTCGGCGCGATCTGCGACGCGAAGGAGGCCCTTGAGGCGATCCTCGCGGCGGCGAAGAAGAAGTATCCGAACGGCGTCAAACGCCCCGAGATCGTCAAGGCGATCGCCGAATCGAAGGCGGCCTACAAGGCTACGCTCGTCGAGGCGCAGAACTCCGCCCAGTACCCGATGCGTCCGGAACGCATCCTCAAGGACCTCCGCGAGGCGCTGCCCAAGGACGGGTATGTGGTGGCGGACGTAGGCTGGAACAAGAACGGCGTCGGGCAGCAGTTTGAGATCTACGAGCCCGGCACCTTCGTCGCCCCCGGCGGCCTCTGCACGATGGGCTACGGCCCCTCGGCGGCGATCGGCGTCAAGGTTGCGAACCCCGATAAGAAGGTCGTCGCGCTCATCGGCGACGGCGGCATGGGCACGAACGTATCTCCCTTCGCGACGGGCGCGATGGACGAGGTCGCGGTCGTCTGGGTCGTCATGAACAACTGCGCCTTCGGCACGATCGCGGGACTTGAGCGTCAGCACTATGACCACCAGTTCGGCACCCTCTTTAAGAAGAAAAACGGCGAGCAGTACAGCCCGGATTTCGCGGCGATCGGCGAAGCCTACGGCATCAAGGGCTACAAGGTGACGAAGGCCGAAGAGTTCAAGCCGATGCTTGAAGAGGCGCTTGCCTCCAACAAGCCATGCGTAATCGATGTGCGCATGGAGAACGCTCCCGTCGTCACCTGGGGCTGCTGGAACATCAACGACATCTACCGCAAGCGCGGCGAAGAAAAGCCCTGGAGACAGTGGCAGTGGGAAGATACCACGCCCTGGTACATGGCCGAGCTGCGTGAGCAGAAGACGAAAAAGTAG
- a CDS encoding tripartite tricarboxylate transporter substrate binding protein, producing MKNFKALGLSLFIVMCMATSVLAAYPEKNIQGIIMWGAGGGCDGVSRAITPLAEKHLGKTIILQNKTGATGAVATTMVANMPADGYTLLYAAENPATYRVLGLSPLSFNDFEPIIIPVEGAVVICVNPETPYKTMKDLVEAAKKNSKIKMGTSGTGGLPYVAGAMMKNLHNIQFNMIQFDGDGPGATAVMGGHADVMPLALSTSVEYIKAGRLRGLAVLRTERVPQLPDVPAITEIYPEYKQYLPWGPFYGVFVKKGTPKDVVAKLTDAFTKAYNEARFTEFVTNSGGFKMGLTGQKAANFTKKFESTASWLIFNAGGAKKSPKEFNITQPK from the coding sequence ATGAAGAATTTCAAAGCGTTGGGTCTTTCTCTTTTCATCGTAATGTGTATGGCGACGTCGGTGCTTGCGGCCTACCCTGAGAAAAACATTCAGGGCATCATCATGTGGGGTGCAGGCGGCGGCTGTGACGGCGTGTCTCGCGCCATAACCCCGCTTGCGGAGAAGCATCTCGGCAAGACGATCATCCTGCAGAATAAGACGGGAGCTACCGGTGCGGTCGCCACGACGATGGTCGCTAACATGCCCGCGGACGGCTACACGCTGCTTTACGCGGCGGAAAATCCCGCCACCTACAGGGTGCTCGGACTTTCCCCGCTCAGCTTCAACGATTTTGAACCCATCATCATCCCCGTAGAGGGCGCGGTCGTCATCTGCGTCAATCCCGAGACGCCCTACAAGACGATGAAGGACCTTGTCGAGGCGGCGAAGAAGAACAGCAAGATCAAGATGGGCACCTCCGGCACGGGCGGGCTTCCCTATGTCGCGGGCGCGATGATGAAGAACCTGCACAATATCCAGTTCAACATGATCCAGTTTGACGGCGACGGCCCCGGAGCGACGGCGGTGATGGGCGGACACGCCGATGTGATGCCGCTTGCGCTCTCGACCTCGGTCGAGTACATCAAAGCCGGCCGCCTGCGCGGTCTCGCGGTGCTGCGCACAGAGCGCGTCCCGCAGCTTCCCGACGTTCCGGCGATCACGGAGATCTACCCCGAATACAAGCAGTATCTTCCCTGGGGACCTTTCTACGGAGTGTTCGTGAAGAAGGGTACGCCGAAGGATGTCGTGGCGAAGCTCACGGACGCCTTTACAAAGGCCTATAACGAGGCGCGCTTCACCGAGTTCGTGACGAACTCCGGCGGCTTCAAGATGGGACTTACCGGGCAGAAGGCGGCGAATTTCACGAAGAAGTTTGAATCGACGGCGAGCTGGCTCATCTTTAACGCCGGCGGAGCGAAAAAATCTCCCAAGGAATTCAACATCACGCAGCCTAAATAA
- a CDS encoding shikimate dehydrogenase — MSPYRNRELPISVNTKLAALIGWPLGHSASAEMHNDAYAAMGLDALYLPLPVEPRNVEEAVGAMETMGFMGCNVTIPHKVVVKELMDELHPSAAESGAVNTVLFKEGRKVGYNTDGTGFVHALKEKGGFDPAGKRCLMIGAGGAARGVASALAIAGAAKFFIANRAEEYEMAERLADDMNALRHGTTAPLVLDEKNVGEALAEADFVVHATRLGMRPNEETVAFDTSLLSPRHFVCDVVYSPRETRLLREAAALGCRTLDGMWMLVYQGAEAVRIWTGLEPPVDVMAAGCERFLEGLQKHN; from the coding sequence ATGAGCCCCTATAGAAACAGGGAGCTGCCGATTTCCGTAAATACGAAACTCGCCGCGCTCATTGGGTGGCCTCTCGGCCATTCGGCCTCCGCGGAGATGCACAACGACGCCTATGCCGCGATGGGGCTTGACGCTCTCTATCTTCCGCTGCCCGTGGAGCCGCGGAACGTCGAAGAGGCGGTGGGGGCGATGGAGACGATGGGCTTCATGGGCTGCAACGTCACCATTCCCCACAAGGTCGTCGTGAAGGAGCTCATGGACGAGCTGCACCCCTCGGCGGCGGAGTCGGGGGCGGTGAACACCGTGCTCTTCAAAGAGGGGCGCAAGGTTGGTTACAATACCGACGGCACCGGCTTCGTCCACGCTTTGAAGGAGAAGGGCGGTTTTGACCCGGCCGGCAAAAGGTGCCTGATGATCGGCGCGGGCGGCGCGGCGCGCGGCGTCGCCTCCGCTCTCGCGATAGCTGGGGCCGCGAAATTCTTTATCGCCAACAGGGCGGAGGAATATGAGATGGCGGAGCGTCTCGCGGATGATATGAACGCGCTGCGCCACGGTACGACCGCTCCGCTGGTCCTTGACGAAAAAAATGTCGGAGAGGCTCTCGCGGAGGCTGACTTCGTCGTCCACGCGACGCGCCTCGGAATGCGCCCGAACGAGGAGACGGTGGCCTTTGACACCTCGCTGCTGTCACCCCGGCACTTTGTCTGCGACGTCGTCTACAGCCCGCGTGAAACGCGCCTTCTGCGCGAAGCCGCCGCGCTTGGCTGCCGGACGCTTGACGGCATGTGGATGCTCGTCTACCAGGGGGCGGAGGCCGTCCGCATCTGGACTGGGCTCGAACCTCCGGTCGACGTGATGGCCGCGGGCTGCGAACGTTTTCTCGAAGGTTTGCAAAAGCATAATTGA
- a CDS encoding aldehyde dehydrogenase family protein — MAKHEVTPEQLAKLDEIFAKARAAEKVIENYTQEQVDRMVRCVAWAAGNPKTFQEICWMGVDEAGAGDRNGRFGKRHKILGVLRDALRQKSVGAIETIPEKGITRYAKPAGIITSLIPMTNPELTPIVTAIYALKARDVVVFSPHPRTVKTTNKVVQIMRDALVSIGENPDFLQCVDEVNMDLVAETMRRCDLIMATGGPAMTKAAHSSGKPAYCSGAGNATMIYDETAIPAEAARNTRISKTSDFGSGCSADGNIIISDAIYDETVKALIAEGGYLATDEERALLKKAMWDEEGHRIVATVAVSPQELCRKAGFEIPADRKFVMVHSEGIGKEFKFSGEKLTTLLTIYKYEGEFENALKMMDEIYKVGGRGHSCGIYSFDEDHIQRLALRAPVTRVMVRQPQSKANAGSAENGMPMTSSMGCGTWGGNQVSENIALKHYMNSTWVARPIMKDQPAEDVLFGEFFDPSVTKEQGEVIKF, encoded by the coding sequence ATGGCGAAGCATGAAGTAACCCCTGAACAGCTGGCAAAACTTGACGAAATATTCGCGAAGGCGAGAGCGGCGGAAAAAGTGATCGAAAATTATACGCAGGAGCAGGTGGATCGCATGGTCCGCTGTGTCGCCTGGGCGGCGGGCAACCCCAAGACCTTCCAGGAGATCTGCTGGATGGGCGTGGACGAAGCGGGCGCGGGCGACAGAAACGGCCGTTTCGGCAAGCGCCACAAGATCCTCGGCGTGCTCCGCGACGCGCTGCGTCAGAAGAGCGTCGGCGCGATCGAGACGATCCCCGAGAAGGGCATCACTCGCTACGCGAAGCCGGCCGGCATCATCACCTCGCTGATCCCGATGACCAACCCCGAGCTGACCCCGATCGTCACCGCCATCTACGCGCTCAAGGCGCGCGACGTCGTCGTATTCTCCCCCCATCCCCGTACCGTGAAGACCACCAACAAGGTCGTGCAGATCATGCGCGACGCGCTCGTCTCCATCGGCGAGAATCCCGACTTCCTCCAGTGTGTGGATGAGGTCAACATGGACCTCGTCGCCGAGACGATGAGACGCTGCGACCTGATCATGGCCACCGGCGGTCCCGCGATGACCAAGGCGGCCCACAGCTCAGGCAAACCCGCCTACTGCTCCGGCGCGGGCAACGCGACGATGATCTACGACGAAACGGCGATCCCCGCCGAGGCGGCGCGCAATACCCGCATCAGCAAGACCTCCGATTTCGGCTCCGGCTGCTCGGCTGACGGCAACATCATCATCAGCGACGCCATCTACGACGAAACAGTCAAGGCTCTCATCGCCGAGGGCGGCTACCTCGCGACCGACGAAGAGCGCGCCCTGCTCAAGAAGGCGATGTGGGACGAAGAGGGACACCGCATCGTCGCCACCGTCGCCGTATCGCCGCAGGAGCTCTGCCGCAAGGCCGGCTTCGAGATCCCGGCGGACCGCAAGTTCGTCATGGTTCACAGCGAGGGCATCGGCAAAGAATTCAAGTTCTCCGGTGAGAAGCTCACCACCCTGCTCACCATCTATAAGTACGAGGGCGAGTTTGAGAACGCGCTCAAGATGATGGATGAGATATACAAGGTCGGCGGCCGCGGACACTCCTGCGGCATCTACAGCTTCGACGAGGACCACATCCAGCGCCTCGCGCTGCGCGCCCCCGTCACCCGCGTGATGGTGCGCCAGCCGCAGTCGAAGGCCAACGCCGGTTCCGCCGAAAACGGTATGCCGATGACTTCGAGCATGGGCTGCGGCACCTGGGGCGGCAACCAGGTCTCCGAGAACATCGCGCTCAAACACTACATGAACAGCACCTGGGTGGCGCGCCCGATCATGAAGGACCAGCCCGCAGAGGACGTCCTCTTCGGAGAGTTCTTCGATCCCTCGGTTACAAAAGAACAGGGCGAAGTCATCAAGTTCTAA
- a CDS encoding AEC family transporter: MAFSQLLRGFILISPLAILLTAGNILSVRGFITKSDIAAISKFLFWIISPALLFRNAFHIEGGLRGHLPFVGAIVAAALATALLAYITERFIFKERDARKMALTAAASVRPNTIYVGLPIVESVFGPPFVVLLSLYAAVAIPLYNLLSPLSSEIILAGRDSLKVFLKNTCLRIIKNPMVVAPLCGMLLVFAGLESLPDSLDKALHMVSSAATGMSLLVLGASIDVKNARGALLSCWREIAARLFVHPAMLYFCLTAAGVELSLKNVSVLVTATPTAATLFVLARGIGLDGDHAAELTVITMLLSAVTIPVWIAFLGV, from the coding sequence ATGGCCTTTAGCCAACTGCTGAGAGGCTTCATCCTTATATCGCCGCTGGCGATATTGCTGACTGCCGGAAATATCCTCTCCGTCAGGGGATTCATAACAAAATCCGACATCGCGGCTATATCCAAGTTCCTCTTCTGGATAATTTCCCCAGCGCTGCTCTTCCGCAACGCCTTCCATATAGAGGGTGGCCTTAGGGGGCATCTTCCGTTCGTAGGGGCCATTGTCGCCGCCGCGCTCGCTACCGCGCTCCTCGCCTATATTACTGAACGTTTTATATTTAAAGAACGTGACGCGCGTAAGATGGCGCTGACAGCGGCGGCCTCTGTGAGACCCAATACCATCTACGTGGGGCTTCCTATTGTGGAGTCGGTATTCGGCCCGCCCTTCGTCGTGCTGCTCTCACTCTATGCCGCAGTCGCGATACCGCTTTACAATCTGCTGTCGCCGCTTTCCAGCGAAATCATTCTCGCGGGCAGGGACAGCCTGAAAGTTTTTCTGAAAAACACATGTCTGAGGATCATAAAAAACCCCATGGTAGTAGCGCCGCTATGCGGGATGCTGCTGGTATTCGCTGGGCTGGAGAGCCTCCCCGACAGCCTTGACAAGGCGCTTCACATGGTGAGCAGCGCCGCCACCGGGATGTCGCTTCTCGTCCTCGGCGCTTCAATCGATGTGAAAAACGCACGCGGCGCGCTCCTTTCCTGCTGGCGAGAAATCGCCGCGCGTCTTTTCGTTCATCCCGCGATGCTCTATTTCTGCCTTACCGCAGCGGGAGTTGAGCTGTCGCTGAAAAACGTCTCCGTGCTTGTGACGGCGACGCCGACCGCGGCGACACTCTTCGTCCTGGCGCGCGGTATCGGCCTTGACGGCGATCACGCCGCCGAGCTGACTGTGATAACGATGCTCCTATCCGCAGTCACCATCCCGGTGTGGATTGCCTTTCTCGGCGTGTAA